The Clarias gariepinus isolate MV-2021 ecotype Netherlands chromosome 4, CGAR_prim_01v2, whole genome shotgun sequence genome window below encodes:
- the si:ch211-196f5.2 gene encoding uncharacterized protein si:ch211-196f5.2, with protein sequence MIRTETEKEIPMCVSLPIEVTSPDQAFPFLNTTLADLGIDESAVKERVVWVDTKRTQVRSKSGKLKEKEVSVLEIRVKAQLPGQTKCQEVLYSTESHTDRLYCRSGITFLPWTHTQPVDSEMVEMTLALDTQSHTTKKSSEEKISVE encoded by the exons ATGATACGGACGGAAACTGAGAAGGAGATTCccatgtgtgtgtctctgccGATTGAAGTGACGAGTCCTGACCAGGCGTTTCCTTTCCTGAACACCACGCTAGCAGACCTGGGTATTGATGA ATCTGCAGTGAAGGAGCGTGTGGTGTGGGTGGACACCAAGCGCACACAGGTGAGGAGCAAATCAGGAAAACTTAAGGAGAAGGAGGTGTCTGTGCTGGAGATACGAGTGAAAGCACAGCTGCCCGGTCAAACCAAATGCCAGGAGGTTCTCTACAGCACCGAGTCTCACACGGACCGCTTATACTGTCGCAGCGGCATCACCTTCCTGCCATGGACACACACTCAGCCAG TTGACAGTGAGATGGTGGAAATGACCCTGGCTCTGGACACACAATCCCACACCACAAAGAAGTCGTCGGAGGAGAAAATCTCAGTGGAATAA
- the pdcd6 gene encoding programmed cell death protein 6 codes for MAYHNQYRAPQYSAGPPDQAFLWNIFQRVDKDRSGSISDTELQQALSNGTWTPFNPVTVRSIIAMFDRDNKGGVNFNEFAGVWKYITDWQNIFRTYDRDNSGFIDKNELKQALTGFGYRLSDQFYNTLIEKFDRQRKGQVAFDDFIQCCIVLQRLTDVFRRYDTDQDGWIQVSYEQYLSMVFNIV; via the exons ATGGCGTACCACAACCAGTACAGAGCTCCTCAGTACAGCGCCGGGCCGCCGGATCAAGCGTTTCTGTGGAATATCTTtcagag GGTGGACAAAGACAGGAGCGGATCAATCTCAGATACGGAGCTTCAGCAAGCTCTATCAAATG gcACATGGACACCATTCAATCCTGTGACTGTCAGATCAATTATAG CTATGTTCGACAGAGACAACAAAGGCGGAGTGAACTTTAACGAGTTTGCTGGTGTGTGGAAGTACATCACAGACTGGCAGAACATCTTTCGCACTTACGACCGTGATAACTCAGGGTTCATTGACAAGAACGAGCTGAAACAGGCTCTCACTGGCTTTG GGTATCGTCTCTCAGATCAGTTCTACAACACGCTGATAGAGAAGTTTGACCGGCAGAGGAAAGGACAGGTAGCTTTCGATGACTTCATACAGTGCTGCATTGTACTACAG AGGTTAACTGACGTCTTCAGGCGATATGACACAGACCAGGACGGCTGGATCCAGGTTTCCTACGAGCAGTATCTCTCAATGGTCTTCAACATTGTATAG